In a genomic window of Curtobacterium sp. MCBD17_035:
- the trxB gene encoding thioredoxin-disulfide reductase, producing the protein MRQLIIIGSGPAALTAAIYSARAELKPLVVASSVETGGELTKTTEVENFPGFPEGIQGPDLMMKMQEQAEKFGAEILYDDAVSVDLTGDVKKVTVGGGQTYESLAVIYATGSAYRNLGLPDEQRLSGHGVSWCATCDGFFFRQKNIAVVGGGDSAMEEATFLTRFADTVTVIHRKDVLRASKIMQDRAFNDPKIAFAWNKEVVAIHGETSVEGVTLRDTTTGEESQLPLDGLFIAIGNDPRTHLIHGQVDLAPEGTIAVDGRSSRTNLSGVFAAGDVIDPTYRQAITAAGSGTVAALDAEKFLADLEPELAALADGPVPVEPVTISPVEPATVGS; encoded by the coding sequence ATGCGCCAGCTCATCATCATCGGCTCCGGTCCCGCCGCGCTGACGGCCGCGATCTACAGCGCGCGCGCCGAGCTGAAGCCCCTCGTGGTCGCGTCCAGCGTCGAGACCGGCGGCGAGCTCACCAAGACCACCGAGGTCGAGAACTTCCCCGGCTTCCCGGAGGGCATCCAAGGCCCCGACCTCATGATGAAGATGCAGGAGCAGGCCGAGAAGTTCGGCGCGGAGATCCTGTACGACGACGCCGTGTCCGTCGACCTCACCGGCGACGTCAAGAAGGTCACCGTCGGTGGCGGCCAGACCTACGAGTCGCTCGCCGTGATCTACGCGACCGGCTCCGCCTACCGCAACCTGGGCCTCCCGGACGAGCAGCGCCTGTCGGGCCACGGCGTGTCGTGGTGCGCGACCTGCGACGGCTTCTTCTTCCGCCAGAAGAACATCGCCGTCGTCGGCGGTGGTGACTCCGCGATGGAGGAAGCCACGTTCCTCACCCGCTTCGCCGACACGGTGACGGTGATCCACCGCAAGGACGTCCTGCGCGCGTCGAAGATCATGCAGGACCGCGCGTTCAACGACCCGAAGATCGCGTTCGCGTGGAACAAGGAGGTCGTCGCCATCCACGGTGAGACCTCGGTCGAGGGCGTCACGCTCCGCGACACCACCACCGGCGAGGAGTCGCAGCTGCCCCTCGACGGTCTGTTCATCGCGATCGGCAACGACCCGCGTACGCACCTCATCCACGGCCAGGTCGACCTCGCCCCCGAGGGCACCATCGCCGTCGACGGACGCTCGTCGCGCACGAACCTGTCCGGCGTCTTCGCGGCCGGTGACGTCATCGACCCGACCTACCGGCAGGCGATCACCGCGGCCGGTTCCGGCACGGTGGCGGCCCTCGACGCCGAGAAGTTCCTCGCCGACCTCGAGCCCGAGCTCGCCGCCCTGGCGGACGGTCCGGTCCCGGTCGAGCCCGTCACGATCTCGCCGGTCGAGCCGGCCACGGTCGGGAGCTGA
- a CDS encoding D-alanine--D-alanine ligase, with product MVEFARRHVVVVAGGISHERDISLRSGRRVADSLIGYGWQVDLRDADATLLPALRELQPDVVWPALHGASGEDGALRGILEALDVPFVGSHATSARLAWDKPTASALAARAGVRTPRSVTLSHDVFRELGAVSVLAAIADEHPIPLVVKPARGGSAQGVTLVHDTADLPRAMVTAYTYCDDVIVEQLITGTEIAVGVVDTGDGPVPLAPVEIVPRSGVYGYEARYNAGETTFYTPARLSAAAATAAADAAVAAHVALGLRHISRVDMIVDAVETPWFLEVNVLPGLTETSLVPQALLASGHDLGWVYAELAEQAIRDHRR from the coding sequence ATGGTGGAGTTCGCCCGTCGTCACGTCGTCGTCGTCGCGGGGGGCATCTCGCACGAGCGGGACATCTCGCTCCGTTCCGGACGACGCGTGGCTGACTCGCTCATCGGCTACGGCTGGCAGGTCGATCTCCGGGACGCCGACGCGACGCTGCTCCCCGCGCTGCGCGAGCTCCAGCCCGACGTCGTCTGGCCCGCGCTCCACGGCGCCAGTGGTGAGGACGGCGCGCTCCGCGGCATCCTCGAGGCGCTCGACGTGCCGTTCGTCGGCTCACACGCCACCTCGGCTCGCCTCGCCTGGGACAAACCGACCGCGTCGGCACTCGCCGCGCGGGCGGGCGTCCGCACGCCGCGATCGGTCACCCTGTCGCACGACGTCTTCCGCGAACTCGGCGCCGTCAGCGTGCTCGCGGCCATCGCGGACGAGCACCCGATCCCCCTCGTGGTCAAGCCCGCCCGCGGTGGCAGCGCGCAGGGCGTCACCCTGGTCCACGACACGGCCGATCTGCCGCGAGCGATGGTCACGGCGTACACCTACTGCGACGACGTCATCGTCGAGCAGCTCATCACCGGGACCGAGATCGCCGTCGGGGTGGTCGACACCGGTGATGGCCCGGTGCCCCTCGCTCCCGTCGAGATCGTCCCGCGATCCGGCGTGTACGGGTACGAGGCGCGGTACAACGCTGGTGAGACGACCTTCTACACCCCGGCGCGCTTGTCGGCCGCAGCCGCAACGGCGGCGGCCGACGCAGCAGTCGCCGCACACGTCGCGCTCGGCCTCCGGCACATCTCGCGCGTCGACATGATCGTCGACGCGGTTGAGACACCGTGGTTCCTCGAGGTGAACGTCCTTCCCGGACTCACCGAAACGTCGCTCGTGCCGCAGGCCCTCCTGGCCTCCGGTCATGATCTCGGGTGGGTCTACGCCGAACTCGCCGAGCAGGCCATCCGCGACCATCGCCGGTAG
- a CDS encoding PLP-dependent aminotransferase family protein: MTDRGTSLDPWYDSYAQRTAGLSASEVRALFAVASRPEVVSLAGGMPFVSALPRELVTGSIDRVMEHDAAMALQYGGGQGLRTLREHIVDIMALEGVRASAEDVVVTTGSQHALDLVTRLFIDPGDVVLAESPSYVGAIGVFRSYQAETVHVAMDDQGLVPEALRETIARLRAAGKRMKFLYTIPNFHNPAGVTMSRERRIEILDICRSNQILVLEDNPYGLLWFDEPAPQAIRSIDEDGIVYLGSFSKTLAPGFRVGWALAPHAIREKLVLANESAVLAPNSFGQYVVNAYLDAADWKAQITTFRGLYAERRDAMLAALAEFLPDLRWTTPNGGFFVWLTLPDQLDSKAMLPRAVKELVAYTPGTAFFADGRGGGQMRLSFCYPTPEQIRTGVKRLATVVNDELELIETFGTAARPAPVPDAAQTVSAPPPNMS, translated from the coding sequence ATGACCGACCGGGGAACCAGCCTCGACCCGTGGTACGACTCCTACGCCCAGCGCACCGCAGGGCTGAGCGCATCCGAGGTCCGAGCACTGTTCGCCGTCGCATCCCGCCCCGAGGTCGTCTCCCTGGCCGGCGGCATGCCGTTCGTGTCCGCGCTCCCCCGCGAGCTCGTCACCGGGTCCATCGACCGGGTCATGGAGCACGACGCCGCCATGGCGCTGCAGTACGGCGGCGGCCAGGGTCTCCGGACCCTCCGTGAGCACATCGTCGACATCATGGCGCTCGAGGGCGTCCGTGCGAGCGCTGAGGACGTCGTCGTCACCACGGGTTCGCAGCACGCCCTCGACCTCGTCACGCGGCTGTTCATCGATCCGGGCGACGTCGTCCTGGCGGAGTCGCCGTCGTACGTCGGTGCGATCGGTGTGTTCCGCTCGTACCAGGCCGAGACCGTGCACGTGGCCATGGACGACCAGGGCCTGGTCCCCGAGGCCCTGCGCGAGACCATCGCCCGCCTCAGGGCCGCCGGCAAGCGCATGAAGTTCCTGTACACCATCCCGAACTTCCACAACCCCGCGGGCGTCACGATGAGCCGCGAACGCCGCATCGAGATCCTCGACATCTGCCGGTCGAACCAGATCCTCGTGCTCGAGGACAACCCCTACGGTCTCCTCTGGTTCGACGAGCCGGCGCCGCAGGCCATCCGCTCGATCGACGAGGACGGCATCGTGTACCTCGGCTCCTTCTCGAAGACCCTCGCCCCGGGATTCCGTGTCGGGTGGGCCCTCGCGCCGCACGCCATCCGCGAGAAGCTCGTGCTCGCGAACGAATCCGCCGTGCTCGCGCCGAACTCATTCGGACAGTACGTCGTGAACGCGTACCTCGATGCCGCGGACTGGAAGGCCCAGATCACCACCTTCCGCGGCCTCTACGCGGAGCGCCGCGACGCCATGCTCGCCGCCCTCGCCGAGTTCCTGCCCGACCTGCGGTGGACCACGCCGAACGGCGGGTTCTTCGTGTGGCTCACGCTGCCGGACCAGCTCGACTCCAAGGCGATGCTGCCCCGCGCGGTCAAGGAACTCGTCGCCTACACGCCGGGTACCGCGTTCTTCGCGGACGGCCGCGGGGGCGGACAAATGCGTCTGTCCTTCTGCTACCCCACGCCGGAGCAGATCCGCACCGGCGTGAAGCGGCTCGCGACCGTCGTGAACGACGAACTCGAGCTCATCGAGACCTTCGGCACCGCCGCCCGGCCGGCGCCGGTCCCCGACGCCGCCCAGACGGTCTCGGCACCGCCGCCGAACATGTCCTGA
- the trxA gene encoding thioredoxin: MSNAKAVTDASFSSDVLQSDKTILVDFWAEWCGPCRAVSPILDQIASEHSDKIEIVKLNVDENPQSAMQYQITSIPAMKVFRGGEVVKTVIGAKPKPALEADLAEFLV, encoded by the coding sequence ATGTCCAACGCCAAGGCAGTGACCGACGCGTCGTTCTCGAGCGACGTGCTGCAGTCCGACAAGACGATCCTCGTCGACTTCTGGGCCGAGTGGTGCGGGCCGTGTCGTGCGGTCTCCCCGATCCTCGACCAGATCGCGTCGGAGCACAGCGACAAGATCGAGATCGTCAAGCTCAACGTGGACGAGAACCCCCAGTCCGCCATGCAGTACCAGATCACCTCGATCCCCGCGATGAAGGTCTTCCGTGGCGGTGAGGTCGTCAAGACCGTGATCGGTGCGAAGCCGAAGCCGGCGCTCGAGGCCGACCTGGCCGAGTTCCTGGTCTGA